The Sphingomonas bisphenolicum genome includes the window TCACCAGCGGCAGGATCTCCGTCGCAGCAGCGGCGAACACCACGCCGGCCGCGAGATGCTGCATGGCCGCCACCAGCTTCTCGCCGGGAGTGCGCCATCCGGCGATCAGCGCGCCGATCATGATCGCGATCATCGGGATCAGGGAGAATTTGAGCGCCGCCATCGTCAGCGCCCCTCTGTGCCGGGTGGGTTGGTCACAAGCTCGTATCCTTCCTGCACAAGACGGGGGGCTTGTCCCCTTCCTCGATCTTGAGTTCGTTGCCCGAGAACATCGCGCTCATCGTGTCGCCGACATATTGAAGCCCGGCCGCAGGCGCGGTCAGGACAACCGGCGCAGCGTCCCCGTCGCGGCGCAGCTCGAGCGTCAGGCCCTCATTCTTGAAGTCGACGAGGAGCGGGCGATCGTCGTCGCACCGATAGGGGTGGCGACCGGGGATGCCGCTGGCATCCCCGCTGTCCCCGGCGTGGATTTCCTGTTCGGTCGGCGGCGCCTTGCGAGGTTGTTCGGAACAGCCCGATAGCGCCAGCGCAACGCTCATGCTGGCGATCCCAATCCGCATTGGCGTCATCAATGCCTCCGGGAAAATCCTGATGCTCATCCAAGCCATTGCGCAGCTCCGACGACGACGGCGATCATGACCATGATGCCCAAGAGCAGCAGCTTTTCCTGTCGCGGATCGCCGACGTTGCGGATGCGCACGGCGATCTGCCAGGCAGGGCGCATCCGGACGCGCCAAGACCCGGCAGCGATCCGGTCCAATTCGGTATCCGAAAGCTGGAAAAACGACTTCACGTCGCCCCGAGAGCGTCCCGTGAGACCCGTCACCCGAAAAACCGGGTCGGCAAACGCCAAGTCAATGGCACTTGGTTTCCCTGCCATCGGTGCGTCGTCGTCGCCCGATGCCCATGACGGACTTAGAAGAGTGATAAGCTGATTTGGGTCTCGTTCGAGCAGAGAAGCCCAGCGTACCAAGCGCGAACGACGGTCGTCGTTCGAAAGCGCAGTCATGGGCCTTGAATGTCCACCGCTTTTTGGCCGGCGCCATTTCACCAGCGAACTTGAGAGACGATTGCGCTTCATTGCCGGTCAGCCGGCTCGAGGTGATTTTGGGAGGCGCGCTTCAGCGGATGGGAAAAGCGCAATGTCAGAAAGGTCGTCAGACTGAGAACCACCGCGATGTCATAGAGACCGTAGCCGACAGCGGCGCCCAGTGCGCCGGTCGACCACAGGCTTGCAGCGGTCGCGGTCCCCGACGCTTTCCCGCGATACTTCAATATGGCGCCGCCGCCGATGAAGCCGACGCCGGTGATCAATCCTTCGAGCAGGATTGCTTGGGCAGGAGACGTGCGTCCGAGAATGGCGATGCCGACGAGCACGAACCCGCAACTGGCAATGGCGACCAGCGGGAAAGTGCGAATGCCAGCGCTGCGTTCGTCTTTCTCCCGGTCCCAGCCAACCGGAAGCGCAAGCGCATAGGCCAGCGCAAGACTGACGACATGGGAAAGAGTCTCTCCCCAATATGGCAGCGTCATCATGCGGCCGAGCCTTTGCCTTGGCCGCCTGCCACACTGTCCGCTGCATCTTGATAAGCGAGCACCCTTTTGCAGGCCAGCGCGCGCGCACCGGGGCGCTTGAGTGTGATCTGGTCGCCGCCTGAGATCGACACGTTGAGGTTCCGACCGACATAGGTCCGCCCGCTTGCCGGCGATGTTACGCGTTCCGGAGCGGCGTTCGGTCGGGTCTTTATGTCGAGGGTCAGGCCATCGCCGAGGAAGTCGACATCGAGGCGTGAACCATCAGGACAGGCATAGAAATGCTCGCCGATGAAGTTGGGCAGCTCGCGATCACGCGACGCTTCAGCCTCGCTCTTGTTAGTGGCTGGCGAGCAGCCGAGCAGGCCCGGCGCCAGAGCAAGCCCGGTTGCGAGTATGATCCCCCGAACCGGGCCGTTCCCAAGGCGCCGAGCCGCTATTTCCCCGACTTTCCATAATCTGTCGCCATGGGCGCTACAGGGGGCACGCCCATGGCGCGGGCCGTTCTCACACGGACACCCGAAGGACTCGTTGTGTGGCGGCCGATCCATAGCAGTCAGTCGAACAATTCGCTCAGGAAGCCCTTGCGGCGACCCTTATGCCCCCGCTCGTAGCCGTGCTTTCCGCCATGATCGCCATGGCCGCGATCATCGGATGTTCCGAGGCGAACGCCGCTCAACGGCCGCGCGCTGTCATCGCCGGCGCTGCGCTCGATAATCTTGTCGAGTTCGCCGCGATCGAGCCAGACGCCACGACACTGCGGGCAATAGTCGATCTCAATGCCCTGCCGCTCGCTCATGACGAGATCGACGCGGCAAGTCGGGCATAGCAGCCCTGCGGAGGGACGGTTGTCTACCATGATGGATTCCCTTCTTTAGAATGCTGGCCCGTTAGTCGTTCGCGGCACCGCGAGGCGGCGGTGGTTTGATGGGGCGCCGATGATGCCGCATGGACCGCCCTGGCAGTCGCGATTGCCGGCGCAGGAGGGCGAGAAACGCCGCATCCTGCAGCCGCATTGTTCGCCGCAGACCCTTGCGCATTATGCGGCCGGCCAGGCCGCCGATGATGCCACGACATTCGACCGAATGGTGAATGCAGACACCGTTCGCGATCGGCTCGATCTCGTAGCGTTCGTCGAAGGTGAGGAAGCCCTTCACGCCCATCTGCCAACCGATGAGCTGGGGCTTGGTCAGGCGGTTGATGATCATTTGCGTCGTCATCTTGCGGTCGCCTTTGAAGAGCAGCCAGGTGACGTCCATTTCGGCACCGCGTTCGGCATCGCCCGCAATACGATAGATCGGATGCCATCGTGCGTAGCCTCTCAGATCGGAGATCAGCGACCAAACCCGCAGCGCGGACATATTGAACTCGAAACTTGTCTCTTCCTTCATGGCTGCCTGTCCTGTCCGGCCAAGGCGCGGCGAAACCGGAGGCCGCGCAGAGGCGGCCGCCTCCCCGATTGGGCGGGGGATTGATGGGAGCTGGTGGGGCGTCGAGGGCTTGCATGGCGCAAGCCCTCTCGCTTGCCGGACCGCGGTTCATAGTCTTAGGCTTCCAGCGTCTTGCTGGCCTTGCCACCAATGACCTCGACCGCCTCAAGGGTCATCAGCCCGATGTCGGGTACATCGCTCAAGGCAGACACGAACGCGCGCAAAGCGTCCTCGAAATCGACGATTTCGATCACCACTGCCCGATCACTCTCAAGCACATGGCGTCGGTGGACGTGCGCCGATGCCCCGAAGCCTATCAGCGCCTCCAGCACCGTCAGGCCAGCCATCTTTCGATCGCGCGCCAGCGAGGCCACATATTCGAAGACCTTGCGATCGCCGATATAGGCCGCCTCGTCCGTATAGATGCGCAGCAGTTTCCGGACAGGTTCTACCATCATGCTTCTCCTTTCAGGTGGGCGGGTTCCTCGCCATGCGGCGTGCTCGCCTCTTGCTCATTTTGACGATCGGTCCGCCCGAGGATCACTTTCGCGATCGCCGGCAGCACCAGCAGTGTCAGGATGGTGGCCGCGACGAGACCACCGATCACGGTGACGGCCAGCGGCTTCTGCACCTCAGCACCAGTGCCGTGGGCGAGCGCCATCGGCACGAAGCCGATCGCGGGCACGAACCCGGTCATGATGACCGCCCGCATCTTCTCGGCCATGCCGTGGCGGATCGCCTCCGCCACCGGCAATCCAGCTTCGATGCGCTCCCGGATCGCGGACATCACAACAAGGCCGTTCAGCACCGCCACGCCGGCAAGACAGATGAACCCGACCGCCGCCGACACCGAAAAGTTGATGCCGGTCAGCAGCAGGGTAAACACGCCGCCCGCCAGACCAAGTGGCACCGCCAAAAACACCGATGCTGCCCTGCCGAAGCCGCCGAGTGCCATGTAGAGCAACCCGAAGATTACCAGGAAGCACAGCGGCACCACGATCGATAGCCGCTTCGATGCCGCTGCCAAATTCTCGAACTGACCGCCCCATTCGAGGTAGTAACCGGCAGGCAACTTGACCTGTGCGATCTTTGCCTGCGCTTCCTGGACGAATGAACCCGCATCGCGGCCGCCCAGATTGACCTGGACGACCACACGACGCTTGCCGTTCTCCCGGCTGATCTGGTTCAGACCTTCCGTCAGCCGGATTTGCGCCACTTGCGCAAGCGGCACCTGGGCACGCGGCCGTCCCTCGACTTCCGGCAGCAGCACCGGCAGCGTCCGGATTTCGTCAAGGTTCGCGCGCGTGGCCTCAGGCACGCGCACGGTGACATCGAACCGCCGATCGCCCTCATAGACGAGCCCCGATTCACGGCCGCCGAGCCCTGCCGCAACCGTGTCCGCGACGTCGCGCACCGTAAGACCCAACCGCGCTATCGCCGCGCGGTCGAGCCTTACATCAAGCGCCGGCGCACCACCGACCTGCTCGGCCTTGACGCTCGCCGCACCGGGTACGGTCTGAAGCACCCGCACCATCTCGTTGGCGGTCAGCGCCATCTTGTCGAGATCGTCGCCGTAGAGCTTGATCGCGACATCGCCGCGGACACCGGCGATTAGTTCGTTGAAGCGGAGCTGGATCGGCTGACTGACCTCGTAGAGATTTCCGAGGAGCCCTTTGGTAGCTTTCTCAATCTTCGCGACCACGTCGGCTTTAGTCGTACCCTCGGCCCACTCTTCCTTCTCCTTCAGAATGACGAAGCCGTCGGATACGTTCGGCGGCATCGGGTCGCTGGCTACTTCCGCCGTGCCGGTCTTGGAAAACATCAAGGCGACTTCCGGAATCTTTATCACCGCCTCTTCGACCTTGCGTTCCATTGCCAGCGACTGATCGAGGCTGACCGAGGGCACGCGAGTCGATGCGAAGGCGAGATTCTTCTCGTCGAGCTGCGGAATGAACTCCGATCCCAGCAAGCCAAATGCGGGAATTGCCGCCAAAAAGAAGGCTAACCCCCCCAGGATGAACGGCCACGGGCGTGCGATCGCCTTGTCCAGCAAAGGCAGGTAGCGGTCCTTGGACTTCCGGATCAACCACACGTCCTTTTCCGCGACTTTTCCGCGAATCATGATCGCCACCAGCGCCGGCACCAGCGTGATCGCCAGAACGAAAGCCGCCACCAGCGCGAGCATGATGGTGATCGCCATCGGCGAGAACGTCTTGCCCTCGGTGCCCGTGAACGTCAGGAGCGGGGCGAAGGCGAGGAGGATGATCGCCTGACCATATACGGTCGGCTTGATCATCTCCTGCGCGGCCCGCATCGTCTCCTCGAGCCGTTCTCGCAGAGAAAGCAGCCGGCCTTCATGTTCCTGTCGATGCGCCAATCTGGCGAGGCAGTTTTCGATGATGATGACCGCGCCGTCGACGATCAAACCGAAGTCGAGCGCGCCCAGGCTCATCAGGTTTCCGGGGAC containing:
- a CDS encoding MliC family protein, with product MSVALALSGCSEQPRKAPPTEQEIHAGDSGDASGIPGRHPYRCDDDRPLLVDFKNEGLTLELRRDGDAAPVVLTAPAAGLQYVGDTMSAMFSGNELKIEEGDKPPVLCRKDTSL
- a CDS encoding MgtC/SapB family protein, which encodes MTLPYWGETLSHVVSLALAYALALPVGWDREKDERSAGIRTFPLVAIASCGFVLVGIAILGRTSPAQAILLEGLITGVGFIGGGAILKYRGKASGTATAASLWSTGALGAAVGYGLYDIAVVLSLTTFLTLRFSHPLKRASQNHLEPADRQ
- a CDS encoding TFIIB-type zinc ribbon-containing protein, with the translated sequence MVDNRPSAGLLCPTCRVDLVMSERQGIEIDYCPQCRGVWLDRGELDKIIERSAGDDSARPLSGVRLGTSDDRGHGDHGGKHGYERGHKGRRKGFLSELFD
- a CDS encoding SRPBCC family protein; translation: MKEETSFEFNMSALRVWSLISDLRGYARWHPIYRIAGDAERGAEMDVTWLLFKGDRKMTTQMIINRLTKPQLIGWQMGVKGFLTFDERYEIEPIANGVCIHHSVECRGIIGGLAGRIMRKGLRRTMRLQDAAFLALLRRQSRLPGRSMRHHRRPIKPPPPRGAAND
- a CDS encoding DUF190 domain-containing protein, coding for MVEPVRKLLRIYTDEAAYIGDRKVFEYVASLARDRKMAGLTVLEALIGFGASAHVHRRHVLESDRAVVIEIVDFEDALRAFVSALSDVPDIGLMTLEAVEVIGGKASKTLEA
- a CDS encoding efflux RND transporter permease subunit, translated to MIANLMALSVRARWTVLALFLVIAGLGVWQLSKLPIDAVPDITTKQVQINTVDPRLSPVEIEKLVTYPVEIALAGIPGLETTRSISRNGFSQVSAIFTDDTDLYFARQQVGERLRQATENLPDGVQPQVGPVSTGLGEIVMYTVDYANPDGKGAKKVAGQPGWQPDGSYLTPEGERLTDGVAKASYLRTVQDWIIGPQLRSVKGIAGVDSIGGYAKTFVVEPDPTKLASFGVSYSELGQALENANLAVGANYYNRGGEAYLVRVDSRVRTVDEIRNAVAATRGGTPITIGQIANVRVGGDLRTGAGSMNGREAVIGTVLMLIGQNSRVVAESATAKLDQVAKTLPPGIEVKVVLNRAALVGATVATVQRNLTEGAILVAASLFLLLGNWRAAIIATLVIPFSFLMMAMGMNAFKVPGNLMSLGALDFGLIVDGAVIIIENCLARLAHRQEHEGRLLSLRERLEETMRAAQEMIKPTVYGQAIILLAFAPLLTFTGTEGKTFSPMAITIMLALVAAFVLAITLVPALVAIMIRGKVAEKDVWLIRKSKDRYLPLLDKAIARPWPFILGGLAFFLAAIPAFGLLGSEFIPQLDEKNLAFASTRVPSVSLDQSLAMERKVEEAVIKIPEVALMFSKTGTAEVASDPMPPNVSDGFVILKEKEEWAEGTTKADVVAKIEKATKGLLGNLYEVSQPIQLRFNELIAGVRGDVAIKLYGDDLDKMALTANEMVRVLQTVPGAASVKAEQVGGAPALDVRLDRAAIARLGLTVRDVADTVAAGLGGRESGLVYEGDRRFDVTVRVPEATRANLDEIRTLPVLLPEVEGRPRAQVPLAQVAQIRLTEGLNQISRENGKRRVVVQVNLGGRDAGSFVQEAQAKIAQVKLPAGYYLEWGGQFENLAAASKRLSIVVPLCFLVIFGLLYMALGGFGRAASVFLAVPLGLAGGVFTLLLTGINFSVSAAVGFICLAGVAVLNGLVVMSAIRERIEAGLPVAEAIRHGMAEKMRAVIMTGFVPAIGFVPMALAHGTGAEVQKPLAVTVIGGLVAATILTLLVLPAIAKVILGRTDRQNEQEASTPHGEEPAHLKGEA